In Mercurialis annua linkage group LG6, ddMerAnnu1.2, whole genome shotgun sequence, the following are encoded in one genomic region:
- the LOC126653953 gene encoding protein NTM1-like 9: protein MDSGTGYRFHPSDFELVDHYLRHKMLGNDDEVWQIPEIQVLNFEPWELPQHSILLSNSNDQVWYFFCTPNYKYSNSKRVDRTTNAGYWKVTGKDRKIEDNIGIKKTLVFHHGRPKGVKTNWIMHECTFTFDFHSQREFVICKIKKRPDEEEDGSSSTMVAAYTENQTYNSTFQQEDTPLFGSGSQNYANEDDTQMEANMQSFQGYDEKDYRLDSIFQWRNNY from the exons ATGGATTCTGGAACTGGTTACAGATTCCACCCATCGGATTTCGAACTGGTGGATCATTACTTAAGGCATAAGATGCTGGGCAATGATGATGAAGTCTGGCAAATTCCTGAAATTCAAGTCCTGAATTTTGAGCCTTGGGAACTACCTC AGCATTCGATATTGTTAAGCAACTCGAACGATCAAGTGTGGTATTTCTTTTGCACTCCAAATTATAAGTATTCCAATAGCAAGCGCGTCGACAGAACAACCAATGCTGGATATTGGAAAGTTACCGGCAAAGACCGAAAAATCGAAGATAATATTGGAATTAAAAAGACTCTGGTTTTCCATCATGGTCGTCCTAAAGGGGTTAAAACAAATTGGATTATGCATGAATGCACTTTCACTTTCGACTTTCATAGTCAGAGGGAATTTGTtatttgcaaaataaaaaaaaggccagatgaagaagaagacggATCAAGTAGTACTATGGTAGCCGCTTATACTGAAAATCAAACTTATAATTCAACATTTCAACAAGAAGATACTCCTTTATTCGGATCTGGTTCTCAAAATTACGCAAATGAG GATGACACTCAGATGGAAGCAAATATGCAATCCTTTCAGGGCTACGACGAGAAAGATTACAGGCTTGACTCTATATTTCAATGGCGAAATAACTATTAA